The sequence below is a genomic window from Alligator mississippiensis isolate rAllMis1 chromosome 16, rAllMis1, whole genome shotgun sequence.
GAGCTTCCAGCTCTGAATCAGGACACTGAGGTCCAGCTAGAAAGCTAAGGCAGCTCCGTGGGCTCTATCATTTCCTAGCCTAGGCCTGAATTGTAATGGAGAGAGCCCAGTTCCTTGACAGAGTTAAGTCATGTAGAGAAGGGTGACAAGAGAAACACAAGGTCCTCTTACCAAGTGTTCATCAGCTACACCTTCACACTGGATCTCTGGATGGTAGCATTTTAGGACATTTACATATGCCTGCTCTAAAGAATCATCTGTGATGACAAAAAAAGAACCAAAAGAGCTGTGTAACCTCAGTAATACCACACAACTGTGACACCTTAGAGCAGTGTTGTCCAACTGGTAGCctatgggctgcatgtggcccatgaggggttaaaCTGCAGCCCCTCCAGGGTCTGTTGGCACAGATGCTGGAGCCCCCGTGTTGGCGTAGCTCTAGAACCCAGGGGGTGACGCTGCTGCTCCACGCCTTTGCCCACTGCTTAATTCAAGATCTTTGGCTGTCACTGGCAACTCAAactggcagcaggaaaaagagcAGGCAATGGTAGCATTCACCCCCTAGCTTCTGTAGCTGTGCTGacaggctcctgccccactgccagagGTGGGTCATTTAGCTTGCAAGAAGcactgtggtctggatccagttCAGAGCCAAATAAATTGGACAACTCTGGCAGAGTATAGGTCCTTCTGGTAAAACTCATCTAATCTCACCATAAAACTGTTTTCTAAAATGGAAGGGGTGACTGGGGAAGTCAACAGTCCTCTGCCTTTTGTGAACAGAGCAACAAGGGTACTTCTTCTACATGACAGTTTGCAACAGAAGTGGCAAGACTGGGAAACATTGGTGTCCCTCCCCCACATCTTGAGAAAGATTGTAGCTGGAGCCCCAAGGCAGTGAATCTATGGGAACTTACAGGAATTCTTTCGAAACACTGTGTTGGTCATGAATTTGAAAAATCTCTCTGCATAAAAGCTGGGTCTGTGTACTGATACGGTGTCCTAGAAAAAAGGAGAAGTGTTCATAGTTATGCTTAAAAACCATGCCAAAGTAAGGAATTATTAGTATGGCCAAtcaggattttgttttttatttcatcaTTTAGCACTGATAAGTGCCCTAAAATGGAAAGCCTTCACTGAAATGATCTGATTAATGCTATAAATAAGCTTGGAGCACTGCCTTTACTTTGATTGCATTTTGATTTTGTTCTTGTTATAATTTCATGCTAGGTTTTGATAATTTTGCTGCTTAGAGGCTACCTAGATTTTTGGAAGAAGCAATAGCCTGATGACATGAATAAAGCCAGAGGGAATCTCATGCAGTTGTTGAAGTTTAAAGCACACCTGGATACAGCAGATTTTGATGTGATCATAAAATTTAGCAACAGAGCATCAATGCTCTTTAATTGTTCTAAGTATCTCATTTCATGAGCTAAGGCTGAAGCGCTCTCTCAGAGCTCTGATGTTCCATTCTGTTACTATGTCTCTGGAGCTCCATAAACTGCATTTGCCTTGACCTTTAATAGGAGATTTACACAAAAGTTAGGATGCGTTTCTGAAGAACTAGTAGTTTCACACCTGAAGTCAACCTTCTGTAGCAGCACAACAGGTTGCAGCAACAAAGAACGAGATGGCAGGAAAAACAAATGGAAGAGCCTAGTTTAGCAAATAAAATAGTGGAGTTGAAACAATCACCACCAAGGGACCAAACCCAGAGACCTGTACCATATACAAGGGtacatattgtgtgtgtgtgggggggggatatGCACACagcatatacatatataggtTACaaggaaaatgagggttggaagggacctcaggaggtcacatctagtccaacccctactcaaagcaggaccatccccaaatagatcgtTCCATCCAGAGCTTAGTCTAGccaagttttgaaaacctccaaggatggagattacaccacctctctgggtaacatgttctattgcttcaccaccctcctagtgagacagtttttcctgatatccaatctaaacctcctTGCTCCAACttaagcccattgcttcttgttctgtcatctgccaccactgagaacagtccagctccattgtctttgcaaccaccctgaagcgagttgaagtctgctatcaGATTCCCACcccccaagtcttctcttctgcagactaaatgagcccagttccctcagcctctccttgtatgtcatgtgccccagccccctaaccattttcattgccttccactggactctctccaacttgtccacatgcCTTctacagtggggggcccaaaactggacacaatactccttatgtagcctcaccaatgcagaacagagaagaataatcacttccctcaatctgctggcaactaATACAGCAAGTATGCTgccagccttcttggcaacaagggcacactgttgactcaaatccagcttattgtccactgcaacccccaggtcctttttctgcagagctgctgcttagccagttggtcccaagcctgtaccgGTGCGTGGGAttcttccatcttaagtgcaggactttgcacttgtccttgctgaactgaATGAGATGcgttttggctcaatcctccaatttgtctaggttatcACATTAGggcctaccctccagtgcatgtACTACACCCTCcagtttgatgtcatctgcaaacctgcagagtgtgcactccatcccatcttccagattgttaatgaagttatgcaatattttattatatttaaaatatatatattttatatattagaTAGTTTATCCAAAACAATATtctttacacacatacacaatagtGCAGTGGAAAAAGATGGTGAAGGACAAGCTTGGTGTATTACAGCTAAAACATTGGCGTGGTGTGATCTAAGGGAATTACTACTTTGATAGATGTTTAGGAGTGAAAAGTTACTCCTTTCCATTGTTTTCAAAACTGTATCAGATAATGCACTACAAATAGCATGGACTAGAACATCATAAATAAAAGCAGTGCATAGAATCCTAGTCAGCTAGCTAAGAGCAATTCTTGCTCAAGATTTTGAGCACTGAACACTTACCCCATCATGGACAAGGGCCTTCCAGGTGTGTTCTAGCTTCTTGATGAAcctaatttaaataaaaagggtGGGGGCAGAAAGAGAATTGGATAAATGtgttccctccccttcctgccaaaCCATCCCTCACACTGCCTTACAGCAGAGGCCTTAGTGAACTTTTCCTGTTCTCAGAATGCAACCTGCCTCCAGGCAAGACAGCAAGGCTGATGCCTCTTAAGCAAAGGTTTAGGTCTTTGTAGCTGGAAGGTCAGGACCACCTGGAACTGTTGGaggtgggagaaggggaagggggtgaagCTGAAGACTTCTGCTTCCTTGCAGAATGACAAAGTACTCTGTTGGAGTGATTTTTCCTATCCTCTGCCACAGAAATAGGAAATTTCTTTAAAAGATTCATTAAACATTAAGAAAATGGATTCAACACCACAGGCTGTTACAGGACTTTGGATGTTACAACTTTCAGCGATGCACTGGACCCAAGTCAGACTGGGATATTCAACGTCAGGGCCCTTCACTTCAGAAGGGAGGGTTTTATGATTTTTCCAAATAGTATTACAAGGTGACTTAACAAAGCTCAGGAGCAGAGCATGATTAAACCACCTTACCTGTATGACTGAAGGATATCTATTATTCCTACATGCAGCAGAAGGCGCTCTCCTTTGCCATTCACAGCTGGGATTCCTCCCATTCTGAAGGGTAAAGAAAACAATGTTAGCACCTATGTAGGAAAGAGCCATATTGTCCTTGGAGACATGCTTTACTTGGGACAGCAAAGCCAGATATCCATattaaaagggggtgggggtctaATATCCTGCTTTTCAAGAATATTCTAGTAAGTTTTCATTCATCGCCTGTGAAGTGATGCACTTTGTCCAGATCTATGGCAAGTTTCATACTGCACTTCATTCTGTTATTATGTGCACGTGGCTGTGAACATTATATAAGTGTCTTTTttgcagggggagaaggaagggggttAGGGTGTGATTTATAGTGTCAGATGTAATCTTCTCCCTGGGCCTGTCATGGAGTTCTGGTCTTACAAGGGGAAAAAGGGGTCATACACAGAAGGGAAGTCCAGTGGAAAGGGAGGAGATATTGCACTGTGAATGCCATCCTTTCAAACATGTTAATTTAAGAACCTCCTGCTCAACTCTTGTGGCTGCCTAGGTGAACATTACACACGGTGGCAGTACCCTGTCCCAACCACGTCTTTCCCCAATAGCTCCTCATGCTTACAGACACCCAAGCCCAGAAAGATGCCCTAGGACTCTCTGCAGTCAGTCACTCTCAAGACCTTGGTCTTTTATATGATTAAAGTAGCTATGGGGGAACCCCAGAGTGGTCTCAATTCTCCACTTCTGAACATAGAACATACTTGGGAATGGTCCAGCCAGGACACTCTGGTGGCACTTCAAGGAAGCGGTAACCTACAAatatcccccactccccaataTACATCCTacctcctgccacacacacaggctgctgcCTGCACCAAGGAGTAAAATGAGTATTAGCAGAGCCCTTTGCAAGCATTGAACTGTGAGGGCCAAACTACCCTCAGACAAAGATTCACAATTCCTGAAGCAAGTCAGTGGGAACCGAGGGCAGAAACTGAACCTATATCTTTAAGCACAAGTGATTCCCCCCCAGCCACAAACACACAATGTATCATCCGTATCAGTCCTGACAAATCTGCAGTACAATTAGTACCAACACAATGCAAGTCAACATGCAGATATCAGGCGGTCCCCTGGAATTAGGATTATTATTTGACAGACCAGAAACACAAAAGAATTTCCTGGCTCTAACCGTGCAGAAACCTAACATTCAAAATGGAGCAGCTGGTTTCACAGAGCACAGACCCAGCAGACAAATGCAGCAAAAACCCCACCATTTGTTAGTAAGCCCAGTCGGAAGAAGCAGAAAGACACAACGTGGTAAAAGCCACATGTGGCTCAACAGCTGCACATAAAGGCACAGTGCAAGCAGGCACTGGATAAGCTTCCCTTGGCCCACAGCTCCACCAATGCACTTCCAATCCTCACCTGTCACACCCTGTTATTCCAATGCCTGGATCCCTCCTGAGCAGAGGCTGCGGCTAATCAGGCCAAATCCTAGAGTGTCAAGACCGTTTTAGGATTTGGTCAAGTATTTCACACGGATCAAATTACAGACTTGCGACCCAATCAGAAACCAAACTCAAGCCTCTTTCTAACAACAGTCTGTAATTCCACTACATCACCTACCACCTGACTTCCCCTAATCTCTCCTCCCAAGACAATAGTGCTGTGCCTGCAGGCTGCTGAAGGACCCAGAAACCTACTACATGGGGTATAATTTCCTGTCATGACCATTAAATGACTTAGTGCAAGGTAGCTGATCATGAAATGTGATAGTCTTCTGGCCGCTCCCATCAGTTTCCACTATGTTGTTCTTGGCggctgctttttattttcctcGTGGCAGATGGGTCACTGGCCAACTTGGGGAATTTACTACTTAAAGCCTTTTCCTTCAACCAGTACAGCAGTTCAGAGAACCAGGTTATCACCTACGTGTCATCTGTATCTATGGACTCCCCCCGGGCAGCCCCACCCTGGATGGACTCCATGGCGGTGGAGTAAAGTGCCTTCTGCCCAACAGGACGTTTCTCATCAGACGTGCTCTGGGCTCCCTCAGATTGCCGCTCCCGTTCTTGCTGGTCTATGTTATGCACACCGAGCAGCAGGCTGTAGTCCATGATTTTAAAACTTTCCAACACCTACAGGTTAGTGATGAGTTTaagaacaaagcaaacaaaaaggtCAGGCAATCCGGTAGTTTCTCGCATACTACTTCAAATGCAACACAGACCCAAAAGCATGGAACCGTCATCCTTGGTTACAACGAACTGAAGTTAACAATCACTTTGCTGTGGCCAGAGGGAATCTCAGATTTAACTCTTAACTTTTGTTTCAACATTAACATTATTTCTGGCTTGGTTCTAAGTGATTTTAATCATTTCTGTCATTGCCATTCCACTTCTCTCAAGGGCTGAGGGGTTCACAAAGAACTGTTCCAATTATCTACAGCACATTGAACAGTAGAAGCCAATTCCTCCCAAAGATCCAGGTGTAGGTGACCTaattacaggaaacccttgctattcgcgGGTTCGGCattcacggtttcaaatattcgcaaatGCTGAACCCGCATCTTAAATGCACTTAAAGGAGCTCCACACTTCCCGCTGCTGCCAGCgcagccatgcccctcccccagccactgggggcactgcGTTCAAGAATGCAGgtggcattcatgaatgcagtgccttattcatggatttaGTCATTCGCGGGGATCACAAGAATGTATCCCCCGCGAATGGCGAGGGTCCCCTGTACCTGAAAAAGGGAACCAATACAATTAAGTTGTAGGAACTGCAAACCAACATGCAAGTGCTATCTGTGTGTGTTGGGCAAGTGTTGCTTGGTTTCAAAGTTTCATAGGAAACTAGTGACTGTAAGGTAATCTTTGAAAACTAGTATTCTAACATGAAACAAGCACTCTGGTTTTAGATATGTTGAGCACTGGGGTGATTCATTCAGCTTTGGGGTTTGCACATTAGCAAGGTTCTAAAATATTAGCTTTTCTGTGTGCATGGTTGCAATAGTCTGACATTCTCAATTTGCCTCTTCCTTACCAGACAGTCTCGCTGCAGTGTTTTCACCAGTGCACTGAAGGTGTCTGCATCCAGCATTAGCCCCTCAGGCATGTCCTGTATGAAGTCCAGGTCTTTGTATGTGGGGCTGgacttctctttctccttcttggATGCCCGGCGTTTGTAGGTAGAACCTTTCAGGTCAAATTTTAGGTGCATTTTCACTACTCGGGGCAGGATGTTGTTCATCACTGCTACCCGAATGTTCTTCCCCCCTGACTGAACACAGTACAGTCCATAGAACTTTGGCAGCAGGGTCCGTGGATTCTGGTTCAGGTTCTGTGATGTGGTAAGGAAGAGTCAGTAAGATACATTTTGGAAGAAGCCTTCTCTTTTGTTCAAAGGCCCAAGTTAATATTGATTTTAGGAGGGATCAGCAGAATAGCATTTGCACATCTAGAATGTATTTACCTTGAAAGCCCTGCAGAATAAAGAGTTCCCGTAATCTAAATTCAACAAACTTCTCAGCATTTCAGTGGCTTCATGTAGATCCCTTATATTATAAACTGGAAAGATTTCCATGACTTGACTATAGAAAATAAGTTTTTGCACACGTGTCTAAGCAAATAGCCAACTGCAGGAATTCCCAGACTTCCCAAAACAGCAGGTAAGAAAAGGGAACCCTGAAGCCCCCAAAAGTGCTACTCAGCAGAAActctatttttaaaatagcaaaCATCCTCAATCCAatgacaaattttaaaacaaaaagatacTCCCTGAACCAAATAAACTCCATAACATTTAATCAAATAGATCTACAAATGaaagcagccccagcaggaaaTACAAGCAGTTCATCTTCAACAGAAAAACTGAATTTATAAACCCCACAATCTATCAATCAGATTGCTAGCCCTAACTCTGCTAACATGCCTTATTTTAGGTGATCAGGCTATTAAAAATGATATGATAAACTTTATTTGCTTATTAAGTTCTGAGAAGcatttttaaagggaaataaaGTTACACAAGCTATAAGGAAACAGATGAACCTGCCAGTTTCCATACAAAGCAGGAGCATTACAACTGTATTAAAATTTAATACTCCTCATCTCATCTTGCCTAACTAGACACAGGAGTGAGTTTTGTGAGCGTGTAATTTGACACTGTGCAACTTAGTGGCACTATCATGCCAGAAGTTGAAAGCAGAACTTCACTCTCCAGACTTAAAGCAACTCAGCATCAACTGCTATGCTCTCTCAGGTCATTTTACACTACAGCTGATTTTGATAGCAGCCAGAAGATCATGTGTGTATTAGCACAGTGTAATTATCTATGAAATGTGCAGAAACAATAGCATAAAGGCTTTATAATGGGGCACTAAGTCAGTTTCATCCCctataattatatttattatcCATCAATTTATAGTACTTGGAACAAGAAAGATCTAGTCACTGCTTTCACTCAACTTGTCTGCAGCAAATGAGGCTGTGGTTTCAGGATTATAACACTACAGTGAGAGCCTAAAAGTCCCTAAGACACTACTGAAGCTTTCACTTGGTATGGATTTGAATGAATCTGAAAAATCCCAAGGAAAACAACATGATCACTTATTTATACTCTATTGTAAGACATACGTAGAGCAGGGCAGTAGGATTCCCCTTTGTAGCCTTTGTGTTCTTATAATGCCTTTTCCATAGGAAGCTGAACTTTAAGATGCAGCTGTGTAGGAACAGATGTCTCTTGCTACTAAGGTCACctatatttccattttcactggttTCAGTCCCTATTCACTAGCTGTCTCCTCTTGATAAGTCCCTTTTAATACATGCATCCTGCAGAGTCCCATTAACCCACAACATTACTGAGCCTTAGAGTAATGCAGGTTAAGAAAAAGGTGCAAAGCTACAGCTCGTGGATGTTACTGTTAAAAGTCTTTAATAGACAAATTGGTATCGTGGCCtgtaagtgactggaaaccactGCAAAGGAATATGCAGCTCATTGCTAAGTAAATCTCTACTAAGCAGCCTACGCATTCAAGGAAACTCAGGATAGTGGAGTGAAAATTAACATGGCTGGGTGTAGCAAAACCAGGGTAGCACCTCCCCCTGGATGCTGCTTCAGAATCATAGAAGAACAAAGAGCATCCAAAGAGGAGACAAGTGAGAGGGATAAAGATGCAGAGTCAATATACCCATAAAAAGAGGATTActgttatggaaaaaaaaaaatggttggatTGTGACATAGTAGTGGAAGCAAATTACATTCTTTCTGATCCCCTTACACAAGGCATGTTTACCTACTGCCCTGTGATGCCCTGCATAAAGCAGGGGGGAAATCTGAAAGCATTTGTCAGCACATGGCTGCAGTAGGCCAGGAATGTGCCGTCTCTGGGTTTAACGTATACTTTTGTTCAGGTgtcatggggcaggcaggcaaaGGGAAAGCCTTCTGGGTTACCAAGTGCTCCACATGATGCACAGTACTCCAGTCTGCGGTATTTGTCCTGCAAACCAAAACAAGCTCTGCACAAAAAGATACGCACCATGTAGTAACCAGGAAGAAGCTTCTGCAAGAATTCCGCTTCCTTGTGCATCACAGTTTTTATGATGAACTCATCATCGCTTGTGACATAGAAGAGCGAGCCACTGGCACCAGGGTTTGATAGCTCAATCAGGGGCTCGTTACATAATGAatactaggaaaaaaaattaaaaataagtggGATTCATTTACCATGCAATAAGCTGGACCAGAGTATTCTCTCCGAGGTACTCCTACACCTCTACCTGGACTTCTAGAAGGCATGGAAATTATGCAACTTAAGACTTAGTTCTCATTGCGGGTTAGGATTCGGAAGCCTAGGCAGGAGACAACTTACAAATGGATGTACACATTATATTCCAGAATGCCCCAACTGTTTCAAGTCAAGCAAGTCTTCGTGCTCTCACTAACATTCAGGCAGCATAATATCTTATCTTCTAGTTTGTGCAGCACAAGACCAACACgtttggttttctttccttcaGTGCATTACCATAAGCATAGGCAGAGATCAGATTCTAAGAGACAAGACAGCTTGCTCAGGGAGCACGTGTCACAATGCTAGGAGGGGAACAAAATGCACCGGCTGTTCTTGATGGTGATCTCTAGTCTTGGTGATACATGTGCTGACATTAGAGATAACGTGGTTTAGTCACACACCTCACACCTTCGGTGCAGCAGATAAGAATTCATGTCCAAATAGGCAGAGCCTACCTGCAGAGGCTAGAAGCAGCTAAACGTAACCATGTGTTAATGCATTTAGACCCCAATCCAGGCAAGCATATGTGGAACTATGAATCTGAACAACAGATTCTCAAATGAGAATATGCTTGATGAGCAGAGAGGAGGTAGCACGGAAAGCAAGGGGGGAGCACAGTGGAGCTAAAACAATCCCACCCCATCTGCAGGTGTCAAACAGGGTTAGGGCAGCATTATGTATATCTACCATATGAAAGTAAGGGAGGGAACTGCAGATGCGGAACACATATAGGACATAATCAAAGCAATAAATTGAACACTCATTATTACATATTGAAAACAGCTTTCAGGGCTGCGTGGATTAATAAACCAAGACTTTAATTATGCATGAGACAATTAAGTTGATCAAGATGTTTGCTGCTATGGCAAGCAAGAGAAAGAGGGGACACAGGGACAGCAAATCAGATCTGCGACCTTTGGAATTTAGGCAGACTCTCTTCCCACTCAAATTTTCAACCTCCATCATCAAATCAGCAAGCATTATCCCCATCTGTGCCATCTGGGATAGTTGTTATTGTCAAGCTGCCCCATGGCAGAGGCTCATTTTTGTTCGAGCATTTTCAGCCCCGATAGCCCAACTCCATGGCTGGAGTCAGAAAACTAGATCCACATATAAGAAAGTATCACGTCTCTGGGATCTGCTCCCTGTCCTCTTACAACAAACTTAGCCTTGCTGAGAGGAAAATGTAACCCTAGAGTATTCCCAATTCTGTCAGCTCTTGCTACTGGACAAGCTGGGATTTTTCTGAATTCTATCTTGTCCTGTAGTCATATCAACAGCATCAGGAGAGCAAGCTCGATTCTAGCCTGGCTCTCCCAATCTGCACTCTCAGCATAACGATGTTATTACCTGAGAGAATGCACAAGGTAAAACACCTATCTTCACTCAGAGATCCCAGGGGTCTTTATTGAGCCATCCTGCAGAATTCATTCTTTTTGCTTTTAAACGGGGCAAGCTTTGTGTTATCACCAAATAAAAAGATATGGAATCGCATTTTAAGCAAATGCAGTTTAGAGCCTGACAGCAGATTATCCCCTTTATCCCACACACAGGCTACCAGCTTCCTTTTAGAAGAAGGTGTAGTTGAGTAGCTTTGCTTTTATAAACAAGAAGTTAGTGGGTTCTCTTCGGGACATCCTGAGAGGATGTCCCAACAGACCTCATTTACTGAAAAGGCCACAGCAGACAGACACTCCAGAGGACAGGGATCACATTTGATCCATTCTCTTTTAGCTGGTCTCAGACTTGATAGAAGAAACAAAACGTCACAGCTTCTTTTTAATTTGGCGTCCGTCTGGTGTGCTAGACTAGGGTTTGTGGCAACCTattgcccatgggccacatctggcctgtgtaGCTTTTGGATCTGCCACAGCTGTGGCTTCAGTAGCAGAGGGCTCTGCTGCAGTCAGGTGCCTGGGACTTCAGCAAAGTGGGGAGCTCTCCCTGCACCATGTCATAGTCGGACACTAGAAGCTTTGGTGGAAGGGGAGCTCTCTGCAGGTGGGTGGCACAGCTCCAACAGGATGGGGGGTGCCATCTGTTGCATTGGAGCCACATGGCAGAGAATAAAAGGCAAAGGCAGCCAGGTCCTACTACTTCAATACCTTAGATCTGAACTGGGTAATTCCAGTATCCCCACTGGAAAAAACACTTCTAACCCCTGTACTAGACCATAGATTCTGTCTATCCCAAGGATTCAACCACAGATActctccaccacacacacagccacaagaAGGGCGCAAAGGAGAGAGAGCTAATATTTTCTTCCTCAATCTGCCTCTGATTTACCATGTGATACTGCCAAACTTAACACTGCCTCATTTTCCCCACTGACAAGTACAGTAGTTATTCATTTTATCCAATGCTTTGAGAACTTCATAAGGAAGGCTCTGTATAATTTTTCAGTATACTAGCTGAAGACTGTACTTCACAAATATGCGATGAAATCCCTGTGGCTGGTCACAGATGCCAGTATATGACATTTGTCAAGCTAAATTTTGCTGATGCTTTTGGCAAAGCAGGATCTCCTCAGGACAAGTCATATATACAGCATTAATTGCAGAGAAATAGAAAACCCATACATACCAAATAATCGTCTGGACGAATGCCAAATAGCTCTCGGAAGTACCGAAAAGCCACAGGTGCATAGGTTTTGAACCTGAAGTCAGGGTAATGATGAGCTGGAGTAAGGTTACTTCCTTCGCTGCATGGAAAAGATATTTTGTGAGCAGTATGCTGTATTGTATTAGTGCCCGTACTAGCAGGCAATCCTAGCGGGGGGGGCAGGAGGCCTACGGGTGATCCGGGGGGGGCCTTCCGGGAGTGGCTGCAGACGCTTCTGGGAGCAAGTGACAGCCGATCgctgaagtggctgcagcaatatCGCAGCAATCAGCCAAAGcttgcagggggtgcatcagtgctcctacctgcaccccctgcccactgacTAAGCAGCAAGcgcagctggtcagggggtgcaccagcactctcagggggtgcacatgcacctccatccaccccctacacattgccattGCCCATACTGCGATCTATGTGCACAATCCCACTGGgtgaatttattttttaagaaaataatgATGGTTTCATATTCCAGGTAAGCTAAGCTTCCTAAAAAAGCCATCACAAGAAGTCACCAGCCTAGGAACTAAAGGCTTGCGTCACCTGGGTAGGATAATAATGAAGAGCTCTATAATCATTGGGCCAGGAAACCCTCTTTTCAAAAAAGAGACTAAAAGAATGCAAAGCTGGATAAATATGAAATAATTTCTGCAAGCTCTGCCTCGTCACAGGTCCA
It includes:
- the PIP5K1C gene encoding phosphatidylinositol 4-phosphate 5-kinase type-1 gamma isoform X3 — translated: MELEVPDEAESAAATGAGAITPEAGPDAAGGLAPKKTAVTEGPSLSGQLGAGQGKKIGHRGVDASGETTYKKTTSSTLKGAIQLGIGYTVGNLSSKPERDVLMQDFYVVESIFFPSEGSNLTPAHHYPDFRFKTYAPVAFRYFRELFGIRPDDYLYSLCNEPLIELSNPGASGSLFYVTSDDEFIIKTVMHKEAEFLQKLLPGYYMNLNQNPRTLLPKFYGLYCVQSGGKNIRVAVMNNILPRVVKMHLKFDLKGSTYKRRASKKEKEKSSPTYKDLDFIQDMPEGLMLDADTFSALVKTLQRDCLVLESFKIMDYSLLLGVHNIDQQERERQSEGAQSTSDEKRPVGQKALYSTAMESIQGGAARGESIDTDDTMGGIPAVNGKGERLLLHVGIIDILQSYRFIKKLEHTWKALVHDGDTVSVHRPSFYAERFFKFMTNTVFRKNSSLKSSPSKKGRSALLAVRTPGPTAAFSASQLPSEKDDAQYDLRAARSYPTLDDEGRPDLLPCTPPSFEEATTASIATTLSSTSLSVPERSPSETSDQPRYRRRTHSSGQDGRSHEEDRVEEELQQINVELETKCDVEIVAPEEDKGEAASLACAIVTSTATIEVETASQASEPASQASDEDDVPVTDIYF
- the PIP5K1C gene encoding phosphatidylinositol 4-phosphate 5-kinase type-1 gamma isoform X4, which encodes MELEVPDEAESAAATGAGAITPEAGPDAAGGLAPKKTAVTEGPSLSGQLGAGQGKKIGHRGVDASGETTYKKTTSSTLKGAIQLGIGYTVGNLSSKPERDVLMQDFYVVESIFFPSEGSNLTPAHHYPDFRFKTYAPVAFRYFRELFGIRPDDYLYSLCNEPLIELSNPGASGSLFYVTSDDEFIIKTVMHKEAEFLQKLLPGYYMNLNQNPRTLLPKFYGLYCVQSGGKNIRVAVMNNILPRVVKMHLKFDLKGSTYKRRASKKEKEKSSPTYKDLDFIQDMPEGLMLDADTFSALVKTLQRDCLVLESFKIMDYSLLLGVHNIDQQERERQSEGAQSTSDEKRPVGQKALYSTAMESIQGGAARGESIDTDDTMGGIPAVNGKGERLLLHVGIIDILQSYRFIKKLEHTWKALVHDGDTVSVHRPSFYAERFFKFMTNTVFRKNSSLKSSPSKKGRSALLAVRTPGPTAAFSASQLPSEKDDAQYDLRAARSYPTLDDEGAKLNQDRGEGKIDIALSVLATSILDDQPEGLWL